Proteins encoded together in one Campylobacter peloridis LMG 23910 window:
- a CDS encoding type II restriction/modification enzyme, producing the protein MKNELSFEKFINSLQATNRHLDFYVDWEKCLRNKNKISIYLNHLNFLLGKSENELRQSIEELFEEYPKAFNVLNVLIAVRDKDKKDIVINQFSNFVSLEGYFKNSDSVYNFICETGLLEIFSTYEIKNLNDYVFGIEVGLDTNARKNRSGKIMEMQLKEIFTPHCLKFEEQVNIKKFPELHKAFGEDIKKFDFVIFASKKTYFIECNFYAGAGSKLNEVARAYQELAPKFDRFSQYEFIWITDGQGWLKAKNKLEEAYKKVEIYNLSNINDFILKVKNV; encoded by the coding sequence ATGAAAAATGAACTTAGTTTTGAAAAATTTATAAATAGTTTGCAAGCCACAAATAGACATTTAGATTTTTATGTAGATTGGGAAAAATGCTTAAGAAATAAAAATAAAATTAGCATCTATCTTAATCATTTAAATTTTCTACTAGGAAAAAGCGAAAATGAATTAAGGCAATCTATAGAAGAACTTTTTGAAGAATATCCAAAAGCTTTTAATGTTTTAAATGTATTAATTGCGGTTAGAGATAAAGATAAAAAGGACATTGTTATAAATCAATTTTCAAATTTTGTATCTTTGGAAGGGTATTTTAAAAATTCAGATAGTGTTTATAATTTTATTTGCGAAACAGGCTTGTTAGAAATTTTTTCTACTTATGAGATTAAAAATTTAAATGATTATGTATTCGGAATAGAAGTGGGGCTTGATACTAATGCGAGAAAAAATCGTAGTGGTAAAATAATGGAAATGCAATTAAAAGAAATTTTTACTCCACATTGTTTAAAATTTGAAGAGCAGGTAAATATTAAAAAATTTCCCGAACTTCATAAAGCTTTTGGTGAAGATATAAAAAAATTTGATTTTGTAATTTTTGCTTCTAAAAAAACTTATTTTATAGAATGTAATTTTTATGCAGGTGCGGGAAGTAAATTAAATGAAGTTGCCAGAGCTTATCAAGAACTAGCTCCTAAATTTGATCGATTTTCTCAATATGAATTTATATGGATAACAGATGGTCAAGGCTGGTTAAAAGCTAAAAATAAACTTGAAGAAGCTTATAAAAAAGTAGAAATTTATAATCTTTCTAATATTAATGATTTTATCTTAAAGGTAAAAAATGTCTAA
- the hisB gene encoding bifunctional histidinol-phosphatase/imidazoleglycerol-phosphate dehydratase HisB, with protein sequence MSAKILFIDRDGTLIDEPKDDFQIDSLEKLEFEKGAINALLKLKNFGFKFVMVSNQDGLGTNSFPRENFEKAHEKMLSVFQSCGIEFEDIFICPHFEHENCACRKPKTAMLENYIKNKLYDKNKSFVIGDRPSDMLLAQNLEIQGLKYDKNDFNWEQIADFILQNYRSACIERNTKETQIQVKIAFNEKAKADIKTNIAFFDHMLEQIATHANISLEIKCKGDLEVDEHHSVEDVALALGEAIKNALDQKIGIARYGFVLPMDECLASCAIDFCNRPHLVYKAKFKKEKLGELSTEMIEHFFYSLSYAMGASLHLKVKGKNDHHKAEGLFKAFARALKMAIKIENENLASSKGVI encoded by the coding sequence ATGAGTGCAAAAATTTTATTTATCGATAGAGATGGCACGCTTATTGACGAACCAAAAGATGACTTTCAAATTGATTCTTTAGAAAAACTTGAATTTGAAAAAGGTGCTATTAACGCACTTTTAAAGCTAAAAAATTTTGGTTTTAAATTTGTTATGGTGAGTAATCAAGATGGCTTAGGCACAAATTCCTTCCCTAGAGAAAATTTTGAAAAGGCTCATGAGAAAATGCTAAGTGTTTTTCAAAGTTGTGGCATAGAATTTGAAGATATTTTTATATGCCCGCATTTTGAGCATGAAAATTGTGCTTGTAGGAAGCCAAAAACTGCTATGCTTGAAAACTATATCAAAAATAAACTTTATGATAAAAACAAAAGCTTTGTTATAGGCGATAGGCCTAGTGATATGCTTTTAGCACAAAATCTTGAAATTCAAGGTTTAAAATACGACAAAAATGACTTTAATTGGGAGCAAATTGCTGATTTTATCTTGCAAAATTACCGCAGTGCTTGTATAGAGCGTAATACCAAAGAAACTCAAATTCAAGTTAAAATAGCTTTTAATGAAAAAGCAAAAGCTGATATAAAAACAAATATTGCGTTTTTTGATCATATGTTAGAACAAATTGCTACGCATGCAAATATATCTTTAGAGATAAAATGCAAAGGGGATTTAGAGGTTGATGAACACCATAGCGTAGAAGATGTCGCACTTGCTTTGGGAGAGGCTATCAAAAATGCACTTGATCAAAAAATAGGCATTGCAAGATATGGTTTTGTCTTGCCTATGGATGAGTGCTTGGCAAGTTGTGCGATTGACTTTTGCAATAGGCCACATTTAGTTTATAAGGCTAAATTTAAAAAAGAAAAACTTGGAGAATTAAGCACAGAAATGATAGAGCATTTTTTCTACTCACTAAGTTATGCTATGGGTGCGAGTTTGCATTTAAAGGTTAAAGGCAAAAACGATCATCACAAAGCCGAAGGACTTTTTAAAGCTTTTGCAAGAGCTTTAAAAATGGCTATAAAAATAGAAAATGAAAACCTAGCAAGCTCTAAAGGGGTGATATGA